A window of Magallana gigas chromosome 8, xbMagGiga1.1, whole genome shotgun sequence genomic DNA:
ATAAGTAAATTCACTATTTTCACAGCATGAAAATAAATAGAGCGGAACTGAGTAGTTTCCGTTCAGTTATAGTATTGTCACGAtcgttttaattttgatattactGCGATGCATGATAATGCAATACCATTACACATTCATCATGCTAGTTATTTACTAATTCATCTCAGAGCGTAAACACTTTCTAGCACGTGCATGTTGATATAGGATTGTAAACAATTCTATAAATAGACTGGAAAAATCCCCCCactcaatgaaaatttacagcgcatatttataaataagcatTATAACAGCGATACACTACGACTCCGCTGGTCAGGTGCTTGAGCGATGGCAACCCAGCTAGATACACTTGTGCAAATTGTAGGTCAAGACAAAAAAGAAGAGGTCGTTAGAATATGCACTGAACAGAATTTCGCGGAGGCAGTGTCGTATGCCTATGACAATGTTATATCGGTGGACCCCGAGAAATTGAGTGCTGCAGAGCATGCAGTAGGTGCACACGATAAGGAGAGTGATTACTATAAACTCTTCATTGACGAGTTCAACATGAAAGAGCATTTCAGCCAGGTGTGTTCACATCGCAAATTCGTGAAGAAAGCTTTTTTCAGGGTGCAGAAATTCTTGGATCACATGACCGAGGAGGACGCAGAGCGTCACGACCTAACTAAGTTCACTCTGGCCCAAGGGGTGGGGTACACGGCGCGCTGGGTGCACGGGATGGACAATGCGTGCTGGAAGAAGGCGCTACAGCACCACTACGATCATGAGCCCCACCACCCCCAGTATTTTCCGGACGGTAAGATGGAGGCCAGGTATTTGGAGGAGAGTTTAGTGGACATGATCGGATCTCGCTGGGAGAGGAATCTAAACGGGGCTGAGGAGGTGTCCAATCAAGACCTCGTTGACTTTAACCCAGTTTACCTGTCACGTTACTGTCCAGAGGACTTGGAAAAAGTGAAAGCACTCATTGAGAAAATCAAACAGGGGTGAAATGTGAACTTGATTTAGTTATAAAATAGACATATCTTAagaacaaatttttaaattgtttatattttttaattttatgccaGTATTTATTTCTTCCCTTCTTAGTTTTAAGAAGAAtgcaatatatgtacaattaattatgttatgtaaataaataaattaagatgtttcatttttttaaaattaaaatcagtttTCTTATTTATGgcttttaaatgtacattacttaattttaaatgtgcAGAAATTGGAATTTAATATGAGGCAGAGCAAATGACATCTAGCTAGCTTCCTCCTTGATAACAACTCAAAAACTGCTGAGTATTTTCTAATCATCATTTTTCTGTAGGCCCACACAACTTTAGACTGATTCAAAAAACAGGAAGTTTTAGGTTTATCTGATTCTATTCCACTGaacatgacaaaaaaaaatcaaactaaacGGAAATTTCTTGTAATTtattaatacaaaaaattatttaaaaaaaaatcaaaaacaaaatcaaacataAATGGAGCACTGCTCTTTTAAGTTCAATGAAAGGGGAAATAGTTTAGTAAATGGAAACTTTATACTCCACTTACTTCAATCAAAGTTCCAGAAAACAAAGTAATAATCTGTCACCAAAATTCACCCTTTTTTAACGACTCAAATGTCACAGTTACCAATTTTTGTTTGTGGTAATCAGTCGATTGACCACAGAGTCATAACTATCCCCATCCAAGAAGTCAATTAACGATCCATGAAGTCAATTAACTATCCATGCCCAAAAAGTCATAACTATCCAAGTCCAGAAAGTCATTCCTATCCATTCCCATAAACCGCATTTCCGTAAGGAATATGGGAGCATACACTCCTGACAAAGATAAACCTTTTTCAATCAGCAAAATATCCACACCTCATTAGAGTGACCGCAAGTGTACACACCCCCTATCACCCAATCTCAAATGGCCTAAAGGCCCTGACAGTCTGAGGGACTTGGTGTCCATTGTTTGATCCTATTCTCATGGCTGACCCAGTTGGTATACAGAAACAATGTGCAGAAGGAAGTTTGAGACGTACAGCTTGCCGTCTCTTGTCAGGTGAATGTCCGAGGGTCTTTGTATAGGTTTATCAAACTGAATGTC
This region includes:
- the LOC136270588 gene encoding uncharacterized protein; amino-acid sequence: MATQLDTLVQIVGQDKKEEVVRICTEQNFAEAVSYAYDNVISVDPEKLSAAEHAVGAHDKESDYYKLFIDEFNMKEHFSQVCSHRKFVKKAFFRVQKFLDHMTEEDAERHDLTKFTLAQGVGYTARWVHGMDNACWKKALQHHYDHEPHHPQYFPDGKMEARYLEESLVDMIGSRWERNLNGAEEVSNQDLVDFNPVYLSRYCPEDLEKVKALIEKIKQG